Within Oncorhynchus keta strain PuntledgeMale-10-30-2019 chromosome 3, Oket_V2, whole genome shotgun sequence, the genomic segment tctccctccctccctccctctcgtcctctctctcatttctcagCCAGTGTCCAGGTAGCTGTGACAAAACCGTCTGATTCAATCTGATTACTCTACGGGGTCTCTAATGGCCCGTTAGTAGATGACATCTATTAATTGGCCCCTCAATGATTTATTTCTCAACAGCAAAGCAGCGTTTTTCAATACAGCAGCTGTGGTGATAATCACTATGATGGCTTAGTTTAGCTCTGTGCAGTAGGGATTGATATGTGTGGTGTGTAagcttgtgtgcgtgcgtgtgtttgtacaACACAATCTCataaactctgtgtgtgtgtgtgtgtgttttgtcctccATAGAAACGCAGAGCAAATGCAGTCGTGGATCACGCGCATCAACACGGTATCAGCCATGTTCTCAGCACCACCCTTCCCTGCAGCCATTGGTTCACAGAAGAAATTTGCCCGACCGCTGCTGCCAGGCTCCACCTCCAAACTGTCACAGGTACCCGCCTCCGTACCATGTCCTCATATCACCAATCACATTTACCATACCACATCACTACCATAATTGAAAACATCCCTGAAGGCACTCTTCAAAATGAATGAATAAATGCTATTATTTTAAATGTCCACAAGGATGATTAAAGGACAAAACTCGCAATGATCTCAGAAataatgtataggcctacagaGGTCAAACTAGTGATGATCATGTGCTGGGAGAGAATACATGGCCCTCTGGTGACCTGGGTGGTGAACTCTGACCCTAAGTATCTGTGCTTACAGGAGGAGCAGGTCCAGTCCCATGAGGCTCGGTTCCGGGCCATCTCCACTGAACTGGCTGAGCTGCGCTCGTATCCTCCAGATCGAAAGGTCAAAGGCCGTGAGCTGGAGGAGTACCGCCAGCGGGACGAGTACCTGGAGTTTGAGGTGAGCCCGAGGCGACAGTTCAAAGGCTACAGgaaaagaaaataaagaaattgGAATCAAGTCAAGCGTTAAGCAATTATGCAGCACTGCATTTCTGCCTCGCTCACtttctcagtcctctctctcactctctctcccttcccccctcttcctctccctctctctctccctctccctctgtccccctctgcctccctcccctccctcttctgtAATGTAGAAAACGCGCTATGGTACCTACGCCATGCTACTGCGGGCCAAGATCCGCTGCGGCGAGGATGACTTGTCCGTATTCGAGGCCCAGATCCTGGAGGACAATGGCCTGCAGCGCGCCCACTCCAGCCCCACACTGCAGGACAGCAGCCAGGCCAGCCAGGCCTCCCAGGGCAGCAGCACCAAGGAGCCGGTGGGCTGCAGCGGTATAGGAAAAGGCTCCAAGCgcacagagggccagagatacAGCTACCGCCAGGCCGTCAAGAAGTGAGTCAGGGCGGGGTGCTGGGTGGTGATGACGTGGCAGGCTTGTCTCCCTGCGCAGGTTATTTGAGATCCGGGTGAGGGGGGGTTATAGGAGCTTGAAAAGGAGCGGGGTGAGAGTTTACTGTATACACCACGCCCCCCTCCCATGGAGCCCCCATCCAGCACCCCCGATCTCCTCagccagtaggggaggtgcagagGTGCAGGTCCTATGACTGGCGCGGTCACTGGCCAATGCCAGCGGTGTGTTgggacatgagggagggaggagcattgGAGAGGTCATGGAGCTTGGACAGGAAGTATTTGAGAGAAGGTTTTCTGGATACACTAATAGACTGTACTATACCATACGGTAAGACAGAGGGTCCTCCTGTAAGCGGTAGCTCCGCCGTACAGGGACTCCCATCCAGCATCCTTTCCTTCTAATTCTTTGAGGTCACCTCTCTCACAAACACTTCTACCAACCTTTTTTCTTGACGTTGTTTTTTCTGATTTGGGACCAAACATGTTTACATGTTTGACACCTTAAGTCTCCGATGACTGTTCTGTTGATTTCAACATGTGTTACAGTACTGTAATACTGCAGTAAGAGGAGTTAGACCCTAGACTCATTGCAGTTCCATTTTTTTCCACAACATCAGGGTGTGTCCACATTCCATGAGGGAGCCTAAACACTAGAGTACTTGCAGTTCCTGAACTTTTCTTTGGGGCAAATATGGCAGCAACAAGGTGGCTCTAGTGGATCCGTAATGGCAGTGCACTATGCATCAGGATCAGCAATGGAGGTTCAGTTGCAACTCTTCCTCCTGGCCCGAATCAGGgcgagggcagaggagagactgAGCTCTCATGACTTCAGACACTCCACTCTCTACACATTCTCACTCTTCTCCCCTCTCAGAGAGGGGGTAACTGTGGCTCCCATCTCTATCCTATCTCCCAAATGGGTTGTCAGTGTGGCGGATGTCATTTGAGACAtgtcattataaactgggtggttcgagccctgaatgctgattggccgacagctgtggtatatcagaccgtataccactgagtatgacaaaacattgatttttactgctctaattacgttggaaacctgtttataatagcaataaggcagcTCGGGGGatgcgtcgtgcctaagaacagcccttagccgaggtatattggccatataccacacccccttgtgccttattgcttagtTGTACTGCATCATCCTCTCAGCAAGAGAGACCCATGGTTTCTTTCCTTTCCCTTAAAGGGGCACTCTGCGATTGATATATACCCATTGACTCTTGAATAATATaacgtacagtggggagaacaagtatttgatacactgccgattttgcaggttttcctacttacaaagcatgtagaggtctctaatttttatcataggtacacttcaactgtgagagacggaatctaaaacaaaaatccagaaaatcacattgtatgatttttaagtaattaattagcattttattgcatgacataagtatttgatcacgtaccaaccagtaagaattccggctctcacagacctgttagtttttctttaagaagccttcctgttctccactcattacctgtattaactgcacctgtttgaactcgttacctgtataaaagacacctgtccacacactcaatcaaacagactccaacctctccacaacgGCCAAGATCTGtgggctgtgtaaggacatcagggataaaattgtagaccttcacaaggctgggatgggctacaggacaataggcaagcagcttggtgagaaggcaacaactgttggcgcaattattagaaaatggaagaagttcaagatgacagtcaatcaccctcggtctggggctccatgcaacaCCTCatctcgtggggcatcaatgatcaggAGGAatgtgagggatcagcccagaactacacggcaggacctggtcaatgacctgaaaagagctgggaccacagtctcaaagaaaaccattagtaacacactacgctgtcatagataaaaatcctgcagcgcacgccagctccccctgctcaagccagcgcatgtccaggcccatctgaaatttgccaatgaccatctggatgatccagaggaggaatgggagaaggtcatgtggtctgatgagacaaaaatatattttttgggtctaaactccactcgtcgtgtttggaggaagaaggatgagtacaaccctaagaacaccatcccaaccgtgaagcatgcaggtggaaacatcattctttggggattattttctgcaaaggggacaggacgactgcaccatattgaggggaggatggatggggccatgtatcgtgagatcttggccaacagcctctttccctcagtaagagcattgaagatgggtcgtggctgggtcttccagcatgacaacgacccgaaacacacagccagggcaactaaggagtggttccgtaagaagcatctcaaggtcctagagtggcctagccagtctccagacctgaacccaatagaaaatctttggagggagctgaaagtccgtattgcccagcgacagccctgaaacctgaaggatctggagaaggtctgtatggaggagtgggccaaaatccctgctgcagtgtgtgcaaaactggtcaagaactacaggacacgtatgatctctgtaattgcaaacaaattttctgtaccaaatattaagttctgcttttcttatgtatcaaatacttatgtcatgcaataaatgctaattaattacttaacaTTTTTACAAtgtaatttttttgtttgttttagattctgtctctcacagttgaagtgtacctatgataaaattacagacctctacatgctttgtaagtaggaaaacctgcaaaatcggcagtgtatcaaatacttgttctccccactgtatatatgcctcatgagcttagttcaactgttgtaccccatcagaaccccaaatataaaTTTGTTTTACTCCTTTGTTTGTAAACAGTGTAATTGTAAACAAAAACAGAATCTccacaaaacatggttaaaactacgTTTCTGATATCATTGATGGTTAGTCCTTGTATCCATAGCGCTGTCCATGGATGTGAGaggggttacatttctccagttccatccctcagctgtttaccaaatcaGTGGCAGGGTAGATGCTTTGTATTGTTGAATCGCAGAGTGCCCATTTTTAATAACAGTTGATACTACTCCTACCTAGCCAGTTGCTTTAGCTTTGTCTTGTGGTGGGCTTCTGTTCTTCTTTCTTACTTCTCTGGGCTGCACTTTGTTTTTTTCTCAGCATGTCTGCATTGAGCTCAGCTTTTTCTTTTATGCCTTTTTCTTCTTCCTGGAAAAAAAGAGAGCAGCAACTGTTTGGGTTGTGTTGTATTTTTATTCACGCTGTTGTATTGACATGTCCTCCCTGTTACTCCCTGACATGTCCTCCATGTTACTCCCtgacctgtcctccatgttactccctgacctgtcctccatgttactccctgacctgtcctccatgttactccctgacctgtcctccatgttactccctgacctgtcctccatgttactcCCTGACATGTCCTCCATGTTACTCCCtgacctgtcctccatgttactccctgacctgtcctccatgttactccctgacctgtcctccatgttactccctgacctgtcctccatgttactcCCTGACCTGTCCTCCATGTTTGACCTCCTCCAtgacctgtcctccatgttactccctgacctgtcctccatgttactccctgacctgtcctccatgttactccctgacctgtcctccatgttactccctgacctgtcctccatgttgACCTGTCCTCCCtgacctgtcctccatgttactccctgacctgtcctccatgttactccctgacctgtcctccatgttactccctgacctgtcctccatgttactccctgacctgtcctccatgttactccctgacctgtcctccatgttactccctgacctgtcctccatgttactccctgacctgtcctccatgttactccctgacctgtcctccatgttactcCCTGACATGTCCTCCATGTTACTCCCtgacctgtcctccatgttactccctgacctgtcctccatgttactccctgacctgtcctccatgttactccctgacctgtcctccatgttactccctgacctgtcctccatgttactccctgaccatgtgacctccaTGTTACTCCCTGACCTGTCCCCCTGACCTGTCCCCCATGTTACTCCCtgacctgtcctccatgttactcCCTGACCTGACCTGTCCCCCTGTTTGACCTGTCCCCCtgacctgtcctccatgttactccctgacctgtcctccatgttactccctgacctgtcctccatgttactccctgacctgtcctccatgttatcCCCCTGACCTGTCCTGTTACCCCCACCTGTCCCCCTGTTACCCCTGACCTGTCCCTCCTGTTACTCCCTGACATGTCCTCTCCCATGTTACTCCCTGACCTGTCCCCCTGTTACCCCCCTCCATGTTACTCCCTGAGCTGTCCTCCACTCCCTGTTCCCCCTACCCCCTGACCTGTCCTCCCTGTTACTCCCtgacctgtcctccatgttacccctgacctgtcctccatgttactccctgacctgtcctccatgttactccctgacctgtcctccatgttacctgtcctccatgttacctgtccctgacctgccCTCCATGTTACTCCCTGATATGTCCTCCATGTTACTCCCTGACCTGTCctccaacctgtccctgacctctCCTGTTACTCCCTGACCTGACATGTTACTCCCTGACCTGTCCCCCATGTTACCCCCTGACCTGTCCTCCCTGTTACCCCTGACCTGTCCTCTCTGTTACTACTCCCTGACCTGTCCCCATGTTACCCCTGACATGTCCTCCCTGTTACTCCCTGACCTGTCCCCCATGTTACCCCCTGACCTGTCCCCCATGTTACCCCCTGACCTGTCCTCCTGTTACCCCCTGACATGTCCTCCATGTTACTCCCTGACCTGCCCTCCATGTTACTCCCTGATCTGTCCTCCATGTTACTCCCTAACCTGTCCTCTCTGTTACTCCCTGACATGTCCCCCCTGACCTGTCCTCCCTGTTACCCCCTGACCTGTCCCCCTGTTACCCCCTGAcctgtccctcctgttacccctgACATGTCCTCTCTGTTACTCCCTGACCTGTCCCCCCTGTTACCCCCTGACCTGTCCCCCTGTTACCCCTGACATGTCCTCCTGTTACTCCCTGACCTGTCCCCTGTCCTCCTGTTACTCCCTGACCTGTCCCCCTGTTACCCCTGACATGTCCCCTCTGACCTGTTCCCTGTTACCCCTGACCTGTCCCCCTGTTACCCCCTGAcatgtccctcctgttacccctgACATGTCCTCTCTGTTACTCCCTGACCTGTCCCCCTGTTGACCTGTCCCCCTGTTACCCCTGACATGTCCTCCCTGTTACCCCCTGACCTGTCCCCCTGTTACCCCTGACCTGTCCCCCTGTTACCCCCTGACATGTCCCCCTGTTAACCCCTGAcctgtccctcctgttaccccctGACCTGTCCCTCTGTTACCCCTGACCTGTCCCCCTGTTAACCCCTGAcctgtccctcctgttaccccctAACCTGTCCTCTCTGTTACTCCCTGACATGTCCCCCTGTTAACCCCTGAcctgtccctcctgttacccctgACCTGTCCCCCTGTTACCCCCTGACCTGTCCCTCCTGTTAACCCCTGACCTGTCCTCCCTGTTACCCCCTGACCTGTCCCCCCTGTTACCCCCTGACCTGTCCCTCCTGTTAACCCCTGACATGTCCTCTCTGTTACTCCCTGACCTGTCCCCCTGTTACTCCCCCTGACCTGTCCCCCCTGTTACCCCCTGACCTGTCCTCTCTGTTACTCCCTGACCTGTCCCCCTGTTACCCCCTGAcatgtccctcctgttaccccctGACATGTCCTCTCTGTTACTCCCTGACCTGTCCCCCCTGTTACCCCCTGACATGTCCTCCCTGTTACCCCCTGACCTGTCCCCCCTGACATGTCCCCCTGTTACCCCTGACCTGCCCCCTGTTACCCCCCTGACATGTCCTCTCTGTTACTCCCTGACCTGTCCCCCCTGTTACCCCCTGAcctgtccctcctgttaccccctGACATGTCCCCCTGTTACCCCCTGACCTGTCCCCCTGTTACCCCCTGAcctgtccctcctgttaccccctGACATGTCCTCTCTGTTACTCCCTGACCTGTCCCCCTGTTACCCCCTGACATGTCCTCTCTGTTACTCCCTGACCTGTCCCCCCTGTTACCCCCTGAcctgtccctcctgttaccccctGACATGTCCTCTCTGTTACTCCCTGACCTGTCCCCCCTGTTACCCCCTGAcctgtccctcctgttaccccctgacatgtcctctctgttactccctgacctgtccctcctgttaccccctGACATGTCCTCTCTGTTACTCCCTGACCTGTCCCCCCTGTTACCCCCTGACATGTCCTCCCTGTTACTCCCTTAATCTCTGTGTATATGTATAGGGCACTTGTTTATAAGACCTATTTAACACTCACCAGGCAGACCCTGaatgttcttgtttttttatatatatttttacagtaTTTTACAATAGTCTGTCGGACATGCTCCTCTTCCTCTTGTGTACTGTTGTAAGCGTCATTGTACGATGAAATATCAAGAATATTAGAAGTATTTTATTCATATTCATAGTAAACTTATGGCAGACGTTTTATAATAACCTGCCAGCTACTATATTAAGCTTATATTGTATcatacattatacagtatatgtacTTTTACAATATATCCTGGTGAATATGCATAAAATAAACATACAGAGTTGATATTATACATTCCCTGTATTTAAATGTCCTGAAAGTGTTCTGTGATAATCATGTGTTTTTACGTAGTATTCTTCTGTATGTAAAGGGGCAACAAAGGCACCAGCACAATCTGAGTATTATCTAAAAGCCTATGTTTCTATCAAACAATGATGAGACTGGGAAAGGAGACCTAGCAAAGTGGGACAGTGCCACAATCAATTCCCATCATGATTTCAACTCTCTGGTCTGAATTATtttgaagagagcgagagaggcattCTCCCTTAAATTGTTTGCATGATTTACTTTGAAGGTAGTTGTTACTCATGTCAGAGAGTAATTTTTTGCTGTTGTTGCTACTCAAAAAAAAACAGACATGGAATAATGTAACAGGTGAATGTGAAACGTGGAATGTGAGAGGATTGCCTTGCAGGGGAGCGGCAATGCATTTACTGGCGAAATATGTATGGAAGCTTATCCATATGTATGGAAGCTTATCCATACCAGATCCTTAATCAATGTAAATAAAAATAATCGACATAGCCATTCCTTGACATACCTTCAGTTTCAAACATTCACTGGAGAATGTCATATAGTTGCGTAATATGTTTGAAGGATAGACATTTTCTACTCAGGCTTTCAAACGTCGCCTTGAACAGCTGTGTTGCCAGCATCCTACCAGCAGAGAGAGCTGTTTAGCAGGACATTCAGTTAACTTTCAGCCATAACATTGCTGCCCCCGCACTGCACAAGCTTTTTAGGGTGGCCCATTCGCAGTCTCTGGCTAGGGAGTACTGCGGAGCTATCTGTGATCGTTGACAgatagttctgtgtgtgtgtgtgtgcgcgcgcgtgtgtgtgcgcgtgcgaaTGCGTACATCTGAGGAGATGTGTTTTTGTTCTGTAGCTTCGTGAATGTCATTGAATGCAGTATGCTGCGACCTGGCTGTTCTGCTGTAGGTTTGTGAATGTCATTGAATGCAGTATGCTGCGACCTGGCTGACCTGCTGTTCTACTAAGGAGCCTATTTAAGGAATGTGGCTGAGGAGGATATTCTAGCCGGCAGATTCATGTAATGTTTTGAAGCAGGAATGGTTTATCCATCGCATGTAGTTACCTTGCTGGAAAAAAAACATCTGTACAATTTTAGTACAGACAATTGAATGTTAAGTCAAAGTTTCACTTGATGTATTTTGCCTTGCGTCTTTTCCTATCTCACTTCAGCTATTTTTCCATTTGTCACCTTCCTTTTCCATGATCTCTTTCCACTCCAATCTCATACCGTCTCTATTTTTCCCCTtcactcatcctcctctctcgcGTCACTTCCTTTCCCCCTTGTCAGTTTGCTCTGCCCTCTGTCTCAGTCATCATCTCACTGCTATCACTCTCCTACACCATCTTTTGGGAAGCtgccttcatcatcatcatctgcttgTGTATATTGTTACTATTACTGATGACATATACCTTGAATTGTATTGTAACTTGATGTTACTGCTGTGATATTACTGCTTGGTACTTGTATTTACTGATAGTGTTTGACACTTGTGGCATATGTGATCAGGTTAGTCTATCACAGAAGGACATGTCACCTCGGGACATTGGAGGGTACAAGGTATGAGGGCCCTTTACATACAAATGGACGTTGTGTAGTTCAATCAACAGGTGAACCACACTGAAAATGTCATCTTCGACACACTATTTCTTCATATGTTGGGGTCTATGCAGTACGTGCCCTGTTCCCTCTGGCCCAGGCACTAACCATGAGGGAGAGAGGCACAGACAGTTTGATATGGTACGCTGTCTGTTGTACAGCAGTATGATAGTCAGGACTCCGCGTCAAGCTCAGCGAGCTCTCTATGCCCCACTCTGCCACCCCGCCCCCTCTGACGTTATCACAGAGCAGCTGCAGGGTCTCCATGGCACTGGTTTGCATGGAAACCGCTAGTTCCCTCCAAGTATGTCAAATGTGCCTATTTGATTGTGACATTTCCGGGAAATAAAATCTAAATGTTGGCTCCTTGATACTGAAATGAAAGCCTAGGTGTTACTGTATGTTTGACCCTTTCCCAGCCAGCACTTCTGAATGTGacatgtgtgtatatactgtatatatacagcaTGAGATAATATTATAATGGTCTGCTTTCCTTTGTATTATGTTTAGAGTATTTAATGAAAGGTTAATATATAGAACAACATTTTTGTCCTGCAGTTCATTGTCAtgatttttttaaaattataaagcTGAATGAAGGAAAAGTTGTTGTATTTCTGCTGTTTTCTGCTAATGTGTTGTAGACACCACACCAAGCCACCAATGCATTCAAAACTGTGATATAGTGTACTACAGTGGGGTTCTGACTGATTTCAGTTTTCTTAGACTGCTGCCAAGGAGAGACGTTTGAAATGTTTTTACTTGGATAGTTCTACTCATTTTAGCTGTACACGTGTCGACTTGCCTGTTAAAACCTCACTTCTTTAAGGAAACATTGTTTGTATATGAGCTCTTCTGGGGAGGCATAGCGGGGAAAATAAAAGTGTTTCAAAAAGTGATTGTTTGTGCATTGTTGTATTTTGTCAAATATCATAGTAAAACTACATAAAATAAGATACCACCACAAATGGAGCCAGTACTGGAACTCCAGAGgacatataaataaatacaaatgtttccCTCATTATGTTGAAATCACGACTTACACGATTTACATGGCCAAaggtggacaccccttcaaattagtgaattCAATTATTTTCAGCCACAAGtgttactgacaggtgtataaaatcaagcacaacGCCATGatatctccatagacaaacattggcagtaaaatggcccgtactgaagagctcagggactttcaatgtggcaccgtcatagggtggcaccattccaacaagtcagttcgtcaaatttctgcccagcTAGACCTGCCCTGgccaactgtaaatgctgttattgtgaagtggaaatgcgttctctggagtgatgaatcacgcttcaccatctggcagtccgacagactaatctgggtttggcggatgccaacagaacgctacctgccccaatgcatagtgccaactgtaaagtttggtgaaggaggaataatggtctgtggctgtttttcatggttcgggctaggccccttagttccagtgaagggaaatcttaacgctatagcatacaatgacattctagacgatttctatgcttccaactttgtggcaacagtttggggaaggccctttcctgtttcagcatgacaatgaccctgtgcacaaagcaaggtccatacagaaatggtttgttaatattagtgtggaagaacttgactggcctgcacagagccctgacctcaaccccatctaacaccttagggatgaattggaacaccgattGCATGCCTAATTgcacaacatcagtgcccgacctcactaatgctcttgtggctgaatggaagcaagtccccacagtaaTGTttcagcatctagtggaaagccttcccagaagagtggaggctgttattgcagcaaagggCATAcctactccatattaatgcccatgattttggaacaagatgttcgacgagcaggcgTCCACATACTTTGGGCCATGAAGTGTATTTACTTCATGATCACAACATAACAAAAGTTGTTTTGTTAAGATCACATGGTAAACTCAAGATAGGAGTGGACATAGTGATGATAGATGGACAGCAGTGTCCATAGTGCACCAAAGGCAGTAGGACTCTACAAAGATCTAAGACCTTCGAGTAGAGCATTATCTGTTGTAAGTAGCCATGTGCTACTGTATAGGCCTGGGTCTTCGTATCAAAGCTCCAGCAATAAATGGCCAACAATGGCAAACTGAGGAATTCCAAACAAACTGCAGGTGTTACAGTAGAGTATGTGTCTAGTCAGTGAAATGATTTGTATGACCGGAGGAGCTGTCCTTCAGCACCACAACATTTTGCCCACCATTTGGGGCTGAAATAACCATTAGACTGTATTCTACATTAAATGTTTGAGTATTTAGAAACCTCAACATGTGATTCACTTCGCCTGTTTTGCTGTTAAAAATGTTCTGTACTACCTGTTAATTGTTATTTGTGACTGCGTTTTTTCTTCTATTGAGAGGCTGACCTCTCTGTTAAAACTATTTACGagattaaaatacatttttattggtAGTTTGATAATCTTTCATTGGTAGTCTGAAACCACAGACCTGGATGTTAACGTTTCTTGCACTGAACATTGCACAATCAATCAATTTAAAATAGAAGTGCGACCCCACCTTTTGCATGCCTTTAAAATGTGATTGTAGTGGAGCCAAATCTGGAAGACATCTATAACTGACAGACATAATGACGTTTTTGCAAGTGTTAATCACTGATCAAAATAAAAAACGGATGCACCGTGGGCTCTGCCTCAGCCATAGTCAATCTATCATCAATAAGTCCACTCCTATTTATAGTTTATCTCCTGATCTTGACAAAAATaacttttgttatttttttataaagAAAAACATTATCTTCTGATCTCGACAAAACGAgggcatatttatttatttatttatttatatatcctcTCTGGACTGTCATAGGCCAGAGCGTTTGCACCTGTGGTGAATACGCATTGAGTATGGGACAAGAAGAAAGTAaaactgtgtgtgtcagtcacgtACTTTCACTCTCATGGTGTCTAAGGTCTTTGGCATGACTTCATACTGAGCAACAACTTTTGTCGGACACAACAGTTGTGGCAGGATGTATACAGCTACCGACGGAATTGATGCATAAATCgtcaaaaaaactttttttttgtattttcggGGAGAACGTTAACGAACCCTAAAACGAACTattgtcctaaccttaacctaattgtCCTAACCTGCTACCTgctgcgtaagttctcctaacctgctacgaaaagtaaATGTCCTTTGCTTTATACAATCTAGTCCTCACCAGGAGCTCAATTATAACCGTATAATACATTTAATACATATCTGCGTGTGCCATTTCTGAAAAGACTGCACAAGCAGGCTACAGGCCTACTTACAGTGGTAGTCTATACACTTCAATGCAAAATATCAACTGTCTATTCAACTGTTAAATTCTACTGTAAGTTATAAACCTCGCTTCCTTTCTGATGCAAAAACTTGAAATTACAATATCCAATAGGCACAATGAGAGATGTGCATGGTAATTCGCTGTATGGCTACTTCGGGAATATGAACTCATCATGGCCAGCAAAGGTGAGGAATTTATTCTACAATGGttataatactgtatatgtaCATTGTTAATAAATTAAATATTGTCTACTGAAGAAATGTAACATTACATTATTCAGATGCAGTAGCCTACAAATGTCAATGGAAAAGGTGAACCGTCTGTTCTAC encodes:
- the LOC127914297 gene encoding uncharacterized protein LOC127914297 isoform X11; protein product: MSGGNRGDRSGSNREDMSGGNRRDRSGGNRGDRSGSNREDMSGGNRRDRSGGNRGDRSGSNREDMSGGNRRDRSGGNRGDRSGSNREDMSGGNREDMSGGNRGDRSGSNREDMSGSNREDMSGVNRRDRSGGNRGDRSGGNRGDRSGSNMSGSNREDRLGSNMEDRSGSNMEGRSGSNMEDMSGSNREDMSGSNMEDRSGSNMEDMSGSNMEDRSGSNMEDRSGSNMEDRSGSNMEDRSGSNMEDRSGSNMEDRSGSNMEDRSGSNMEDRSGSNMEDRSGSNMEDRSGSNMEDRSGSNMEDRSGSNMEDRSGSNMEDRSGSNMEDRSGSNMEDRSGSNMEDRSGSNMEDMSGSNMEDRSGSNMEDRSGSNMEDRSGSNMEDMSGSNREDMSIQQRE
- the LOC127914297 gene encoding uncharacterized protein LOC127914297 isoform X4, with the translated sequence MSGGNRGDRSGSNREDMSGGNRRDRSGGNRGDRSGSNREDMSGGNRRDRSGGNRGDRSGSNREDMSGGNRRDRSGGNRGDRSGSNREDMSGGNREDMSGGNRGDRSGSNREDRSGGNRGDRSGGNRGDRSGSNMSGSNREDRSGSNMEDISGSNMEGRSGSNMEDRSGSNMEDRSGSNMEDRSGSNMEDRSGSNMEDRSGSNMEDRSGSNMEDRSGSNMEDMSGSNMEDRSGSNMEDRSGSNMEDRSGSNMEDRSGSNMEDRSGSNMEDRSGSNMEDRSGSNMEDRSGSNMEDRSGSNMEDRSGSNMEDRSGSNMEDRSGSNMEDRSGSNMEDRSGSNMEDRSGSNMEDRSGSNMEDRSGSNMEDMSGSNMEDRSGSNMEDRSGSNMEDRSGSNMEDMSGSNREDMSIQQRE
- the LOC127914297 gene encoding uncharacterized protein LOC127914297 isoform X13, with the protein product MSGGNRGDRSGSNREDMSGGNRRDRSGGNRGDRSGSNREDMSGGNRRDRSGGNRGDRSGSNREDMSGGNRRDRSGGNRGDRSGSNREDMSGGNREDMSGGNRGDRSGSNREDMSGSNREDMSGVNRRDRSGGNRGDRSGGNRGDRSGSNMSGSNREDRLGSNMEDRSGSNMEGRSGSNMEDMSGSNMEDRSGSNMEDMSGSNMEDRSGSNMEDRSGSNMEDRSGSNMEDRSGSNMEDRSGSNMEDRSGSNMEDRSGSNMEDRSGSNMEDRSGSNMEDRSGSNMEDRSGSNMEDRSGSNMEDRSGSNMEDRSGSNMEDRSGSNMEDRSGSNMEDRSGSNMEDMSGSNMEDRSGSNMEDRSGSNMEDRSGSNMEDMSGSNREDMSIQQRE